The genomic segment ATCCTTGGAGGTGATATGTAGCCATCATGACCAGCAGCCACTGCTATCCTAATTGCCTTCCGAGTTGATAGCCATCACTGTGTTCCATAGGAACTGTCTGAGAACTCTTAAAGAAATAACTAGCTTAGGAACTGTCATTGAACAAGAGCTATGGTGTTAGGTCTATCCAATTTTTTATTTGGTTGCAAGGTCCATCTCCTCCCTTTTTGATCTCTTCATATTAAGCATGAGGATCTGAAGGGAGATTTGATCTGCATTTATTTGCAAATACTTATTTTCAAGTTCCCACTTTTCCTCTGGTCTTTGTGATTATTGTGTGAACATCAAACATGGAAGTGGCACATAAGGGCACACCCCTTTCTTTAAACCAAAATACATCCACCCCAACAAATACAAGTAGGTTTAAGAAGATCTGTGATAATTCTGGCTCAGTTTTTTTATCCTCAGCTGTTTCTTGAAAACTGGTCAAACTTTGAGCCTACTTCAGCATTCTATTTACTTGGCTCCAACAGTATGTCTTGTTTTGACTTGTAAGACACTAGAATGATAACGGTACATTTGTTCAGGGAACAACTCTCCATTTCAATGGGAACATTACCTGGctcctgttctttttttaaatagaagTAAAGATAGACATTTTAAACAAATGCTTTAAAAGAAGTGGGATTTTGAAAACTCCAAATGAATTCTTTTTTTAAGACGATTGATCTATAGTCACCCTAGACCAAAACTCTAGTGCCCCTTCtcttttcctttattcctttatttcctttatcCTAGGGATGTACGACattgaaaaagataaaaataaagaaatcctgTACAATTATTTAATCACAGCTGCGAGACTGACTTATGCCAAAAAATGGAGGGATAAAAATAGGCCAGACATCAaattatggtataataaaattttggaaataatgaatatggacaaattaacatatctaTTATCAAACACCCAAGGCAagccaagaaaacaaacaaattgggaaccaatcaaaaactatttaaaaaaagaaaaatgcaagataataatatgaaaatggttTAGAGAAGAATGATTGAATAATGGGCCACCCCAGAATATGTAAATAAGGAGAAAATAAGCAATTAGGTAGACAAGGGCACAATGGATATAAAAAGATCAATTTTCAAAGCACCGCACAATagaaggaagtcaattttaatgtaattgtattgttgGTGCATAGATGTTGTGTCTGTTGGGAAAATGCAAcctatgttttttgtttgttatgtTTTCTGCACATTGGTATAAGTCCTTCACTTATGTTACATctttgattgtttgtttgttttttctttttaataataaacttcaataaaaataaatttaaaaaaacaaagaaagaaaaccaaCACTTGTTAACATGAATGCCAACTTACATTATTGCAATAAAATGCGTAAAAGACTCCAGAAACATAACAGCCCAGGATACCAATGGAAATTCCTGCATAATCCAATGCCATCCATCGTCGACTTGTCTTCTCTGAGCGATGACAACAGAAGAGGTGATACCCTACTGAGCAAAGCATACAGACctataaaaacattcaaacaaATCCACATTAATTCTCGCAGTCTAATTTCATGGCAGTCAAGAAATAAGATCCTCTTTAGAAAACTGTATTAACCTGGATTTCCTAGGGAAAATCCAGTCATATTAGTAAAGTATCTTGCACTTTTGTTGACACCAGACCAAAGACAACATACAGTTACTGTATAAAACTGACCATACTCCCATGTATGAGATGTTCCAAATCCCACTGCCTGCCAGCCACAGTCTTCCATGGCAAAGAAAGAGATAATGTCTAGGACTTACTATCATTCTCTCTAACTTGGAGAAGGAAAGGGGCATGGATTTTTGTCATTACTGCAGAAAACTTTTTGaataatcataattttatttcttaatcGTCTCTCCTTGTGGTTCGAAGTGAGTTTGAAGATAAGGTGGCTTGGCTCACTCTTGCCAAAGGGCAATGACACACAGAAATATGGTGTTCCAGTTTCCCCAGTGTAGGTCTGGTATTCAATAGTCCAAACTGAAGGCCTGCATTCTAGCTATGAATCCTCACCCCATACATTATTCAAAATGACTTTCATAATGTGGCACAAAGTGACAGGAGTGTTTTCATTTGAAATGCTTGTGCTGCACAATTTCAACACATCGGCAGAACTCAGGAGAAATTACAAAGAATAACAAGTAGTATAGAAACAACAAACCCAcatacaacatttttttaaaaagactgtaAACGTCAACAGTTTGGCATGCTTTGAACTAGgtggcaaacaaacaaacaacaatggAGGGAACCCAACAAAATTGATTTCCTTCAATCACTGTGATTCTGTTGCAGTGCAAAGAAAACAGAATATTGTTCTGCTATTTTACAGCATTATATAGTCTTGTAAAAACCTTTAatgtgcctttttaaaaagaaaatttgaGACACAGAATATTGAGAATCACAATCTGAGGAGCCTGGAGAGCAATTCCTTTCCAAGTGATGGAAGTACAGACGGTCCGAGAACTGATGCCAAGCCCCTGTAAGTCAGATATATGAGCCTCACACAGAATACTATGTACATATACACATCCCCCAGTTAGGCTGCAAGTTATGAAAAACTTACTTGAAAGCAGAAGAGACAAATAGAACAAATCACAAAATCTTCTCTAGAGGCACTCGCCAAAGGCAATACAGAAGTCATGTCATATATGCCCAAgatgaaaaagaggaagaagccaAATAAGTGACTCCAGATGTTGACTGATTCATTAGACAGAATGAACAGgctgcaaaagaaagaaaagcacaatGACAGACTGACTTACAGTCAAACACATTTTGTAATTGGGTTCCCAATTCTATATTCTACATATAGCCATCACTGCATTTTTGCTCTTAAGAAAACTTTGCAATGGTGAGCAAAATACTGGCCACGTGCACCCTGAGTCATGAAGTAGCTATTGTGATGCCAAAAAGCAAACTGTTTCTCTTCTAAAGTCAGTCCTCCATGTCTCCCACATCTTCAAAGTGCTGGAACAAAGTATAGACATTGCTTCAGTAAAAACAGCACTACTTCCCTGGCTTTCAGGAACACttctagctttttaaaaaagtgtaacATAAGTATTACTACATCTACGGTTGCTTCCTTGACAATTACAGTGGTGGCTGATGCAACCTGTGATAAGgttttggggggaaaggaaaatTCCCACCGCTTCGGGCAAGCCCCGAAGCCCCTTAACTGCTTTATACTGATTTTGGCTTACAGTATGTGTCCATGCCCAGTGGGGATGCTGAACACACAAAGCCTTGTAATGTATCTAAAGAAACTAAAAACTTCTACTTGGGCAACTCAGGGAGTCTCTTTACAAGGGAATATTGTCTGCTTGTTGTTGCTTTGGCATTCTGCCATCTGGAAACATGAGGGGGAGATGGTGTTTGGCAGCAGTTAAACCTTGTGTTTTCAGTTAACACTAGCACTTCTGGGGAATAACCTTCAGTTGCTTCAGGCAGGAAAATAACCATCATCCTGAAGCACATACCAAGTCATGCCACTTATCTTGTGCAATGTTCTGGAAGCCTTTTTTTTGGCTGAGGAGTTACATAGACatacacatttattttaataataatgattagtaaaataaatgcaaacaaTGGGAAGAAACAGTTCAAGAAACATAGGAGATAATTATGTCACACCAAATTACACCCCTCTTTTGCCTCAGTCAAAGCATAGTCATGCTGCAACTGTACAGCAGGTCTTTaatatccatgggttctgcatcaGAAGGTTCAACcaaccatagcttgaaaatattttttaaaatccaaagtgCAAGCCTTGATTTTGAGCACACCAAACACTATGCAGATGTGTAGAGATACCCTGTTCTGGCTTtccatcatttcacagatcctcaggctcTGATGGTCATTCAACTTAGTTATTCCCCATGTTATAAAGGCATTTCACTACACAATTGGATATAACACAACCTaaacattcatggattttggggaATCCTAGAATCAACCCCCTGGGATACCAATGTCAATTTGTATATGGCACAGGattatttccattttctgtttAACTGAAGTGACAAGACTTCTCTGGCTCTACTTTCTGAACCAGCAATTAGCTTCAAAGCATACAAAATGAATTACTATTACATTTTGGGGATTATATTAAATTATTCTCCTATAACTATAATGAGACAAAAGGACTTTAAAATGAAGCATGGCTTCAGAGTAGAATACTtgattaatttaaattaaaaatacttGAATTAATTCCAAACCTTTTTATGCACAGCCTGGAAGGCAAGTAGGCTCTGTAGCCATCTGTGATGTAAGGATTGTCCTTTAGAAATACTGGGATTTGTTCATAAGTGTACAGGCGAATTCCTCGAGGCACCAGAACAGGCCAATACTGATAGCTTCCCAGCTCAATGTAATGAGCACTCTTCAGAAGTTTGTGATGCATTTCAGCAGGGCTGTAGTCATCGGCCAAGGCAATAGTAAAAAAATACAAACTAGTCAAGGCATCTGGCTTCTGTAGTCACTTTTCTGCAaacagataaaaaaaatcaaatggctTAATACCATTCTATAGAATGCCTAGTTCTATCATTCATCAGTCTCTCATAATACATAGAATCTGGCAGGTGGATCAGTGAACGAAGTGTGCCTTCTTAAGATGAAATATTTAGAAGCTAAGTACCGTATTAGCAGCCCTAAAGGCAAATAAGTAACCCAACAAACTTTCACAGTTACAGATTGGAAACACAAGATGTCTTGAGCTCCTATTTGGACATAGGAAAGGTACActataacttttaaaaagttaaagaTCATGCTACACAGAAGACTAGATATCGGAGCATTTTGGGTTATACGTATAACTAGAAATCTGAAGTATATACTTGAATGAGGGCCTCAAAGGAGCAATCCTGTATCTACCTACACAAACTATTCTGAATATTAAAAAAGCCCACACCCTCTAGGTAATTGCAAATAATCACTGCCGTCTGGGTTACTATTGTAAAGAGGTGGTGGCTAATTCATATCCCACACATAAATTTACACACAACCGAAGTGTCAATCTCTCAGGGTCAATatctgctttttatttatttgatttttaaaatcacaaatgTGTTTAGAAGAGGAAATAAGAGAGGTAGAGGGGAAAGTGCTGGAAACTGCTGTTCAGAATTCGAAGAGTTGCATCTCACCAACCATTTACGTAATAAATTTTCATGGACCAGGTACATACTTTACTATAATCTGCCCAAATATATTTGTATAGCTGTCTGTCTGTCACATTATTTGTATAAGCAAGATCAGTGGAAAGAGCACCAAAGTGGACATGACATATaatatctgtgtatgtgtattgATGGGTTAGGGAAAGTAAGAGCAATGGATTCCAATATAGTGTATAAAAGAGGAACTATATAAGAATAAATGGAATGGGAGGGATGGCAATGGTTCATTTTTGAAACTCATACTAAAAGCATTGTGGTCTGTTGAGGACACATGAGAACAGTTTATTAGCAATGAAATATTTCAAGATTATTTTATGAATTCCTTCATGCCCAGAAACCATTCAGAATAGAATAAAATGGTCCAGAAGAGAAAAACATTTTGTCAGATGTCGACAACACAACCTGTCTCATTAATATAGGGCTCATACTGCATATAGCAGTTGTATATGTGGAGTGGCATGCTGTATCTTCTTTAACAATTACAAGCAATTATGgttgaaatgttttttaaactgttttaattgtgGTTTTAATacattgctatctatttttttacttttataaAGTTaagattttaatttaatattgttttaaaccTCTGAGAGCTGCCTTTGATCCCAGATTGGCAGAAAGGCGAGgtataaatctaataaataaatagatattttgAATACGTTTGTAAATTTGACAAATATTTGACAAAGGCTGGCCAGCAAACTAAGGATTGACATAGCTTCTGTAAGACAACAGTTTAGCCTTGTACACAATGCCTACCATGTATGAAAATGTGGCAACCCTAGTGTCAGCCAGATACATACAGCTGGCCCTCTATATCCATGAATTCTACATTCAGATTCTACCATCcatgtctttaaaatgttttataaaaaaaatccaaagccatactttgattttaccattttatacaaGTGATACGATTTAACTATGCTACtatgccccggtggcgaagtgcgttaaagcgctgagctgctgaacttgcagaccgaaaggtccctggttcaaatcccaggagcagcttgagtgcccgctgttagctccagctcctgccaacctagcagttcgaaaacatgcaaatgtgagtagatcaataggtaccgctccggcgggaaggtaacggcactccatgcagtcatgctggccacatgaccttggaggtgtctatggacaacgccggctcttcggcttagaaatggagatgagcaccaacctccagagtcagaaatgactggacttaacgtcaggggaaacctttacctttaccttactgtatATAAGGCGACCTGAACAACCACAGACGTCAGAAATTTTGGgggtccaaaactcctggaagtttgcccatgcatgcttTAGAAGgaggtccttccttccttcctctctgctgTTTGCTGATCTCTTATTTTTAGGATTGATTTGCATATAGTTTTTCAGAAGTCCAAAACTAGTTAGAAATTCAGCTGGGCGATAAAAGGGTGATCAGCAAGCAAGCTACATTCAAATGCCACCAACTTGCAAGAACAACCTTTTATCATAAGCACAGTGGGAGGAACTATATTTCTTTAAGAGCAGATAACATGAGTTCAAATTCCCATTTAACTAGATGTTTAAGCAGCAGCTAAATTAGTTTAAATCCATGGGTTAATTCTAATGTTAATCTCCACTACAGTAGAATACCCGAAATCAATGAATCCTGTGAAAGTTGTGGCACTGATTTCAATAGCTCTACTTAATTAGAGGAGAAAAATGTATTTAGGGTCATGTCTGCTTTGGCAGAAGTTGacctagagttgcattggagaccaagggcccttccacacagccttataacccagaatatcaaggaggataatccacaatattggctttgaactgggttatctgagtccacactgccatataacccagttcaaaccagataatgtgggattttattcagatgtgtgtaAGGGGCCATGGACATAACGGAGCAATGGGTGCAAAGGGCAGGAAAAAGAGATTCaatctaaacattagaaagagctGTTCAAATACAATAGAATCTACAATAGCCTGAGAGTGCTGTGGGGGTTtgtcagcagaggctggatggccatctgtctggggtgctttgattgtgtcagaATGTGATTCTAAATCGCtttaactccacagtgtagaggcccccaaaggcccttccacatagccacataacccagaatatcaaggcagaaaatcccacaatatctgctttgaactgggctatctgagtccacactgccatatatcccaattcgaagcagaaaatgtgggattttattcagctgtgtggaaggggcctaggtctcAGGTCTGGGCCTAGCAGCCTCAGGGTCTGGGAGGATGCTGAAGAGGCATCCCAACCTTAGTGAGCCATTCCAGACGGgaaggactacaattcccacaatcccaCAGCAAACACCTCTGtgacaggggatgatgggagttgtagtaataACCCAGTAACCTACTCTACTTACCTACCTCACAGTCTTTCTTCAGCCTTTTCAGCAGCTGAAGTCGTCGTCGCCACCACTGCTGCTCCTTTTCCATCCTGTcactctcctttttttctctcacTGGACCTAGCCCCGCCCCCTCGGGTTGCGCAATCCGCAAGCGACAGTCACGTGCCCTCAGActgggtttcccccccccccctccctcgctTCCTCCTCCATCCAATCAGACGCTGTCTCGCGACCGGCCGCATACCACAAACACACACGCGCGCATGCGTACTGGCGCGCGCTCCGTCTCGCGCCCGCCTGACGTCTCTCTGTAATATCCAAAGCGTGAGGGATGGAGTGGCTCTTGCGCATGCGCAGGGCTGAGGCTGAGAAGGGAagaaggcccaaacagctggagggacgCAGTTTGAAGATGCTGACTCAGTTAAACtacattttatgagtctacagcAGGCCTGGGTGAACTTggtccttcctccaggtgttttggacttcaactcccacaattcctgacagcctcaggccccttccttttccccctcagccgcttaacaggcaaaaggaaggggcctgaggctgtcaggaattgtgggagttgaagtccaaaacacctggaggaaaggcCCAAGTTCACCCAGGCCTACTGTAGATGCTCTGTGGTGCTTGGTTGCTAATAAGCGCAGCCTGGTTGAAATGGCAAACTACTGGCATTCTTTGTCACTCAAAAATGCCTGAACAACTCAAGGCTCAGATCTATGCTACCGTTGTTTGCCTCCAGAGCAGAGTGCTGGCGAGCAACAAAGCAACATGAACAAGCCCTTAACACAATGGAAATACTGAGATGGGCACTTGGCTTGACGCTTCTCAaccatgtgccaaatgatgacCTCCGTCAAAGACAGAATAAAAGCAATCAGCAAGAAAATCCCGGAAGCAAGACTACAGTGGTACGGccatgagaagagaaccaacatcagtagTACAAACAGCACTGCATTTGGAGATTGCACAATAATGACCACGTGGACAAAGGCCAaaaaaagatggatggacaccatcagtgaatcatagaatagtagagttggaagagacctcatgggccatccaatccagccccttgccaagaagcaggaaatcgcattcaaagcacccccgacagatggccatccagcctctgcttaaaagcctccaaagaaggagtgtccaccacagtccggggagagagttccactgccgaacagctctcacagtgaggaagttcttcttgatgtgaCATGCGTCGTGCCAGGGCCGTAGTCAGAAAAACATTTCAGAGGGGtttttgaaatttgggggggggggggggttggaaccCCTGGCGCcgtccccaccccccaccctggctacaggcctgtcaatatttgcttgataTAGTACTtgaagttctggagggactcttaattttttgcatctcatagacttagcatggggatttggttaaacagttaaaattcatgcgtaaaccagtttttttttcacctgaaaaatttcggggggggggggcgttgaacccctaacccaccCACCCTGGCTCCAGGCCTTCGTGGTGCCAACCTGAGACCCGAGGATGCCTAAtacaaagccctgtggaaacaACAGCCACAATACTAACCCCTCCTTTGGgtaaatagcttagaaagaagaagctaagccATCACATAGCTTTTCCAGTTGTAACTGGCCGACACCGCTAGCTGAGCTCAGTAGATCTTATGGGTGTGGAATTTGGACAGTGAAGcaaataaactcatttgaaataggCAACTAGAAAAGAGATTTACAGACACCATGGACTACTAGAACAAAGAAGAAATGTATTGGTCTTACAGCAAATCAAGTTTGAACACTCATTAAAAAGGAAGTTAACTAAACCGGGGCTGTTGCACTTTGGACATACAAAGAGACAACATTTttacaatagaattaatgcagttcaacaccactttaactgccttgactcaTGGAAGCTATGGTTTGGCTATGCACcattgctctttggcagagaaggctaaagaccatgtaaaactacagcttacaTAGTTCCATAGAActgaattaaagtggtgtcaaactgcattcattttcaaTGTGTCTCACTGGAAAATATGATAATGCTTGAAaaaatggaaggcagtaggaaaaaaggaagactgcatttcaaataaatagtgaaaaaaGCCATAACCCTCAGCTTATAAATAGGGCAGTTAAAGACCAGGGCTCTTGGATGTCATAAGTGAATGTCAACATGTCAGCAAATATCAGAAATCAAGCAGGGATCTTCTTATTTCGTTTCTCTAGCATATTTATTTGAGTGCTGCAACCTTGTCACCACTGTTGCTATccagcaggcatgggtaaacttcagccctccagccagctgttaggaattgtgggagttgaaatccaaaacacctgaaaggccgaagtttgtccatgcctgctatatagtaACCTTCCTGCAATCTGGTTGGATTTAGCTTCTTTTCTTATGACCTCACTTCTTCTCATGTTTCGATTTTTTTGTGGGCAAATGTGAATATTTTTTAATTACACTTGgctcaaaatggaaaaaaaattccttgCCACAGCTGAGAGAAATCTGGACAATGAAATAAAAAGATGGAAACAGGGCTGCCAAGGGCCAGATGTTGTGGCCTTATAAATTACGATGAAATTATGCAGCCAGCTGTGCTACATAACCCACCAGTTTTTATAGTCTGCCATGCTGCATCACTCCATGGCACAGTTCTGCCAGTTCCAGTCAAATAGTGAtggttttcagatatttccaGCAATTAATCATGCACATTGAAGAACCTCCCCTCATGGGAATGTTATTAAAGCAGCCTATTCTATTTTCCTTGCTGAGAATGACTAACCACTTACCCACATCACCATTTGCAGCAGTGGCTTCCTACCGATGTTGGATCACAATCTGTCTGGAACTATATACCTCTTCCCACTTCTGTGCTGTAGATGTTTAATATGCGCAGTACCTGTTCACACAATAGCAACTCTCCTTGCGCTTATGTCTTTGAGCAATTTCTCTACAATCAGCAGGGTTTTTACTGGTGTAAGTCAAGACTAGGTTGTATATGTAGGAATATTGGACATCTCACATGAAGATAAGACTAATTAATTAAATTTAGAATTAGAATAGATCACAGGGCCCATCAAGTCCAACTCTCTTGTCCCAgacaggaacacataatcaaagcatcctctgtttaaaaacctccagagaaggagactccaccacactctgaggcagcatattctactgccaTCATGACAAATTCCTTTttaatgtttagctggaatccttttcctgcaatttgaatccactagAAATGATTGTTTACTAAGTGccaagggagttggactggatggcccttgtggttccttccaactctataattctatgatgctGTGAAAAAAACAGGCAAAAATTTTACATTGATGCCGCAGAAAAGAAGGTAAGCAATATTTTAGCCTGCATTAATAGAAATGTAGTTTTCAAGATGAGGGAAGCAATAGCCCCACCATATTCAGCGTTGCTCAGACCTCATTTGGAATGCTACTTTCAGTTCTGTATGCTTTATTTTAGGAAGGATATAGACAACTTGGAGCCAGTTCAGAAAAGGCAATAAGGGAAGGAGTTGAGCATCTTaagcttggtgaagagaaaatTGAAAGGTAACAAGGTTTACCTTTTAATTTCTCTTTAAATGCCTAAAGGATTGTCACAGAGATCAGGGGGCAGGTTTGTTCTTTGCTGCCCCAGAGGACCAGGTCTAATAGACTTAGGTTACAGGAGAATATATTTCAATTGAATGTTAGAAGGACTatcttgacagtaagagtggCTCGTCAATGGAAACAATTGCCTAGAggtgagatttccttctttgcgtgttttcaaaaagaggctggacagttACCTGCAGGGGATGTTTTAAACTGGTCTCCTTAGATGGTGGAATGTATCATATCATTGTCTGTCTTGCCCAGGGCTATCTGCTCTGTCAGAAGAGGTTCTCCAAAGCCTTTGCTGAGATCTTTCACCTGCTCCCTGAGATGCTTTGAAGAGGCCAGGGATTGAGCCTTAGACCTTCTATAGCCAATGCAGGTGTGTCGGCCATTGAATTACCAAATGTTTCTACAGACCACATGGGACTGGATTTtcataatatgta from the Anolis carolinensis isolate JA03-04 chromosome 5, rAnoCar3.1.pri, whole genome shotgun sequence genome contains:
- the paqr3 gene encoding progestin and adipoQ receptor family member 3, producing the protein MHHKLLKSAHYIELGSYQYWPVLVPRGIRLYTYEQIPVFLKDNPYITDGYRAYLPSRLCIKSLFILSNESVNIWSHLFGFFLFFILGIYDMTSVLPLASASREDFVICSICLFCFQVCMLCSVGYHLFCCHRSEKTSRRWMALDYAGISIGILGCYVSGVFYAFYCNNYWRQVYLITVLAMILAVFFAQIHPSYLTQQWQRLRSIIFCSVSGYGIIPTIHWVWLNGGVTASIVQEFAPRVIVMYLIAAIAFLFYISKVPERYFPGQLNYLGSSHQVWHILAVVMLYWWHQSTVYIMQYRHSKPCPDHSTQ